The Setaria viridis chromosome 9, Setaria_viridis_v4.0, whole genome shotgun sequence sequence CAAACACGTTCGCGCGCACATGTTTTCACGGCACAGCACGCGCACCAGCGCAGCACGGGACGGCACGGCCGGGCGGACGAGGAGTTGACCTCCTGAGCTGGGGCAAGGCTAAGGCGAGGAAAAGCCAACCCCACCAGACGCGCGTCCACACCACGCGGGCACCGCAGCTGCTGAACCGTTGCCGTCGCCCGCTGCGGTGCGCCTCCACGCCACCCGCGGGCACGTATAAAAGCCCGGAACGTTGCCCACGGCACCGCGGGCTCGCGTACCGGCGCTCATCTCTTTCGCCGGTTGGCGCCGCGGAGTTTTCTATTACCCGACGCGACCGCGCGCACTAGCGGCCGGCCACCGGCTAGTCCCTCCAGCCTGCAGCGCGCTCGCTTCCTTGGATCGCTCGCTAGCTGCGGCTCACGCCTCCGTCCCTCCTATTTCTTTGCTCGGGTCGGTCGGTTGGCCCAGGGGCTGATCTGTGCTCGCGAAGGCATTGACTTTGCCTCCCCCGGGGAGCGCGTGGCGATGGACGCGGCGGGCATGGCAGCTGGCGCGCCCATACTGCCGCCGGacgcgtccccgccgccggtggccgggCAGGGCGCGGCGTTCCCGATCGCCATCGTCATCGCCATCGGGTTCATGGTCACCTCGCTCATCCTCATCAGCTACTACTTCCTCGTCGTCCGCTGctggctccgcggcggcgggccggggtcCGGGCTGCTCCACCGCGCCCGCCGCGAGGACCTCGTGGAGCGGGTGTCCGCGGTCTTCTTCACCGACCTTGAGGCCGCCGAGCTGCCCGGCGGGCTCGACCCGGACGTCGTCGCCGCGCTCCCCGTCGTCAAGTACCGCCGGACACgggccgcgtcggcggcgctcGAGTGCGCCGTCTGCCTCGCTGAGTTCGCGCCCGAGGAGCGGCTCAAGCAGCTGCCCAGCTGCTCCCACGCGTTCCACATAGACTGCATCGACACCTGGCTCCACCACAACGTCAGCTGCCCGCTCTGCCGCACCGTCGtcaccggcggcgtcgcgctccCGCTCGCCCGCGACGACCACGAGGGGTCCTGGCGGGAGCTGCAGGTCGGCGACAGGCATATCGGCCCAGCGGCGAGGATGGGGTACGGGAGCTCCTGCAGGTTCCCGACCAAGAGCGGCGCCGCGCAGGAGCCCATCACGCGATCCTTCTCCATGGACTGCTTCGCCGGTGGTCTTGGCCGGAAACCGCCGCAGAAGGACCCTGCAGCTGGCAGCTCAGAGGCCGGGCCGAGCCGCGCCAACGCTgccgccggcagcagcagcaacgtcGTCGCcgaccgcggcgccggcgagacgAGCGGGCGGTTCCGTCGGCTGCTCTCGTCGTTCGGGCTCGGCCGGAGCTCGCGGAGCACGGTGCTGCCGATCCACCTCGAcccgtgacggcggcggcgacgggttcGTGTCCTCGCAGCTCGATTAACCCCGTTTCTTTGATGATTAATTGAGTCGTGCCGTGTGCATGCAATGTACAGCAATAGCAGAGACTTTGGTTCGAATTTTTGTGATCAGTAGCTAGTGTTCGTGGATGGCATTCCGTATTCCCGTTCCGTTGATTGGTTCTTGCAATCTCGCATGTCCCCGCTTCTAGTGTCCTCGTGTTCGTACTTGACTCCGTGCTTGCTGGTGCACCAGATGTCGTAGGATGACATGTCAACGAGTGCAGGTGTGCAACATTGCCATTACCATTTCGTCATCATTTTGTTCATGATCGTTGACACTT is a genomic window containing:
- the LOC117837196 gene encoding E3 ubiquitin-protein ligase Os04g0590900, coding for MDAAGMAAGAPILPPDASPPPVAGQGAAFPIAIVIAIGFMVTSLILISYYFLVVRCWLRGGGPGSGLLHRARREDLVERVSAVFFTDLEAAELPGGLDPDVVAALPVVKYRRTRAASAALECAVCLAEFAPEERLKQLPSCSHAFHIDCIDTWLHHNVSCPLCRTVVTGGVALPLARDDHEGSWRELQVGDRHIGPAARMGYGSSCRFPTKSGAAQEPITRSFSMDCFAGGLGRKPPQKDPAAGSSEAGPSRANAAAGSSSNVVADRGAGETSGRFRRLLSSFGLGRSSRSTVLPIHLDP